A single region of the Nicotiana sylvestris chromosome 6, ASM39365v2, whole genome shotgun sequence genome encodes:
- the LOC104218962 gene encoding ribonuclease 2-like, protein MASLPIKAILCMQLLALFMVAFSVIGINCSWDAEEGLLRKRSGVHQRQFDYFKLSLLWPATACRNTTRCCSSNACCRSSSLSEFTIHGLWADYNDGTWPACCSGPQFDKKEISTLLKPLRKYWPSFSCEAVSNCHHGKGTFWAHEWEKHGTCSYPVVHDEYEYFLTTLNVYFKYNVTGVLFEAGYVPSNSEKYPLGGIITAIQNAFHATPELICSGDDVEELRICFYKDFQPRDCASGSIIRRDRVSSGSCPQYVSLPAYGSWGLNNHTKAVS, encoded by the exons ATGGCTTCGCTTCCAATCAAAGCGATTCTCTGTATGCAATTGCTAGCTCTATTTATGGTAGCATTTTCTGTTATAGGAATCAACTGTAGTTGGGATGCAGAAGAAGGATTACTACGAAAGCGAAGCGGAGTACACCAGAGACAGTTTGATTACTTCAAACTCTCTCTCCTTTGGCCAGCCACCGCTTGCCGCAATACAACTCGCTGCTGTTCCTCCAATGCCTGTTGCCG CTCGAGCTCGCTATCCGAATTCACAATTC ATGGACTTTGGGCTGATTACAATGATGGAACTTGGCCTGCTTGCTGTTCTGGTCCCCAATTTGATAAGAAAGAG ATTTCAACATTGCTCAAACCCTTGAGGAAGTACTGGCCTTCTTTTAGTTGCGAGGCCGTCTCAAATTGCCATCATGGAAAAGGAACATTTTGGGCTCATGAG TGGG AAAAACACGGGACATGTTCTTATCCAGTTGTCCATGATGAGTATGAGTACTTCCTAACGACCTTGAATGTTTACTTCAAATATAATGTCACT GGAGTTCTGTTTGAAGCTGGGTATGTACCGTCAAATTCCGAGAAATATCCACTGGGAGGCATCATTACTGCCATTCAAAATGCCTTCCATGCAACTCCAGAGTTGATATGCTCGGGTGATGATGTGGAGGAACTTCGGATATGCTTCTATAAGGATTTCCAG CCTCGTGACTGTGCGAGTGGATCTATCATTAGACGTGACAGAGTCTCTTCTGGGTCGTGTCCTCAGTACGTCAGCTTGCCAGCATATGGATCATGGG GGCTTAACAACCATACAAAGGCAGTTTCTTGA
- the LOC104218978 gene encoding pentatricopeptide repeat-containing protein At3g02330, mitochondrial, whose product MISKVHRPALKTLAVANQMHPNYRKTFSHIFQECAKQCTQDPGKQAHARMIISGFQPTIFVTNCLIQMYIKCSNLGYADKVFDKMPLRDTVSWNAMIFGYSMVNDMEKAKLMFDLMPERDVISWNSMISGHLQNGNYQKSIRAFMEMGRDGIAFDRTTFAVVLKACSGLEDSMLGVQVHGMVIKLGLATDVVTGSAMVDMYSKCKRLHESICFFNEMPEKNWVSWSALIAGCVQNNEFANGLQLFKKMQKEGVGVSQSTYASLFRSCAGLSDLKLGSQLHGHALKTDFGSDVIVATATLDMYAKSNSLSDARKVFNLLPSHNLQSYNALIVGFARGDQGYEAVLLFKRLLKSYLGFDEISLSGAFSACAVLKGHLEGMQLHGVACKTPFCSNVCVANAIMDMYGKCEAPREARRLFDEMEIKDAVSWNAIIAAHEQNGHEDETLILFFRMLQARMEPDEFTYGSVLKACAARQDLNIGMVIHNRIIKSGMGLECFIGSAVIDMYCKCEKVEEAEKLHERMEEQTIVSWNAIISGFSLREQSEEAQTFFSKMLEEGIKPDNFTYATVLDACANLATVGLGKQIHAQIIKQELQSDVFITSTLVDMYSKCGNMQDSRLMFEKAPKKDFVTWNAMVCGYAQHGLGDEALQIFEKMQLEDVRPNHATFLAVLRACAHIGLVEKGLQHFNSMSNNYGLDPQLEHYSCMVDILGRAGQISEALKLIQDMPIEADDVIWRTLLSMCKMHGNVEVAEKAAKFLLQLDPEDSSSHILLSNIYADAGMWKEVAEMRKVMRYGGLKKEPGCSWIEIKSVLHMFLVGDKAHPRCKEIYENLDALIYEMKRASHILDDEFLLSCEATEDEHQYLFPECTVSCF is encoded by the coding sequence ATGATTTCAAAAGTTCATCGCCCTGCACTTAAAACACTTGCAGTAGCAAATCAAATGCACCCAAACTACAGGAAAACCTTTTCCCATATATTCCAAGAATGTGCAAAACAATGCACCCAGGACCCAGGCAAGCAAGCCCATGCTCGAATGATAATATCTGGGTTTCAACCCACTATTTTTGTCACTAATTGTTTGATTCAGATGTACATAAAATGCTCCAATTTGGGTTATGCTGAtaaagtgtttgataaaatgcctctTAGAGATACAGTTTCTTGGAACGCCATGATTTTTGGGTATTCTATGGTTAATGATATGGAGAAGGCAAAATTGATGTTTGATTTGATGCCTGAAAGAGATGTAATTTCTTGGAATTCTATGATCTCGGGGCATTTGCAAAATGGTAATTATCAGAAATCAATTCGAGCTTTTATGGAAATGGGAAGAGATGGTATTGCTTTTGATAGAACAACTTTTGCTGTTGTTCTGAAAGCTTGTTCGGGTTTGGAAGATTCTATGTTAGGGGTGCAGGTGCATGGGATGGTGATCAAGTTGGGTCTTGCTACTGATGTGGTGACGGGGAGTGCAATGGTGGATATGTATTCGAAATGCAAGAGGTTACATGAGTCGATATGTTTCTTCAATGAGATGCCTGAAAAGAACTGGGTTTCTTGGAGCGCTTTGATTGCAGGTTGCGTTCAAAATAATGAATTTGCTAATGGATTACAGCTGTTCAAGAAGATGCAAAAAGAAGGGGTAGGGGTGAGTCAATCTACTTATGCTAGTCTCTTCAGGTCTTGTGCCGGGTTATCTGACTTAAAATTGGGTTCTCAATTGCATGGTCATGCATTGAAAACTGATTTTGGATCTGATGTCATTGTAGCGACTGCCACTTTGGACATGTATGCCAAATCTAACAGTCTGTCTGATGCTAGGAAGGTATTCAACTTGTTGCCAAGTCATAACTTGCAATCTTATAATGCCTTGATTGTTGGGTTTGCTCGAGGTGATCAAGGATATGAAGCTGTATTACTATTCAAGCGTTTGCTGAAGTCTTATCTTGGGTTTGATGAAATAAGCCTATCTGGTGCATTTAGTGCCTGTGCAGTTCTCAAAGGTCATTTAGAGGGAATGCAGCTACATGGGGTAGCTTGTAAGACTCCCTTTTGTTCGAATGTATGTGTTGCAAATGCCATTATGGACATGTATGGCAAATGTGAAGCACCACGTGAAGCTCGACGTCTGTTTGACGAAATGGAAATAAAAGATGCAGTGTCTTGGAATGCAATAATTGCAGCTCACGAGCAGAATGGACATGAGGATGAAACTTTGATACTATTTTTTCGGATGCTTCAGGCAAGGATGGAACCAGATGAATTCACTTATGGTAGCGTTTTAAAGGCCTGTGCGGCTCGTCAAGATTTGAACATTGGCATGGTGATTCACAATAGAATCATAAAATCAGGGATGGGGTTGGAGTGCTTCATTGGGAGTGCTGTAATCGATATGTACTGCAAATGTGAAAAGGTAGAAGAGGCAGAGAAACTTCATGAGAGAATGGAGGAACAGACAATTGTTTCTTGGAATGCAATCATATCGGGCTTCTCATTGCGTGAACAAAGTGAGGAAGCTCAGACATTCTTCTCTAAAATGCTGGAAGAGGGAATAAAACCTGATAACTTTACCTATGCAACAGTTCTTGATGCTTGTGCCAATCTAGCTACTGTTGGGCTAGGAAAGCAAATTCATGCTCAAATTATAAAGCAAGAATTGCAGTCGGATGTGTTTATAACCAGCACTCTTGTTGACATGTACTCCAAGTGTGGAAACATGCAGGATTCCAGGTTGATGTTTGAAAAAGCACCAAAAAAGGATTTTGTCACATGGAATGCTATGGTTTGCGGTTATGCACAACATGGTCTTGGAGACGAGGCTTTGCAGATCTTTGAAAAGATGCAGCTTGAGGATGTTAGACCAAATCATGCAACTTTTCTTGCGGTCCTAAGAGCTTGTGCACATATTGGGCTTGTTGAGAAAGGTCTGCAACACTTCAATTCAATGTCTAATAACTATGGATTAGATCCTCAATTGGAACATTACTCATGTATGGTTGACATACTAGGGAGAGCAGGCCAAATTAGTGAAGCTTTGAAGCTTATTCAAGACATGCCTATTGAGGCTGATGATGTGATCTGGAGAACTCTACTTAGTATGTGTAAGATGCACGGTAATGTGGAGGTAGCAGAAAAAGCAGCAAAATTTCTCTTGCAATTGGACCCTGAGGACTCATCTTCTCATATACTTTTGTCAAATATTTATGCTGATGCAGGAATGTGGAAAGAAGTTGCCGAAATGAGGAAAGTGATGAGGTATGGTGGGCTAAAAAAGGAGCCAGGTTGTAGCTGGATTGAGATCAAATCTGTGCTACACATGTTTCTTGTTGGGGACAAAGCTCATCCAAGATGCAAAGAGATATATGAAAACCTTGACGCATTGATATATGAAATGAAGCGAGCTTCTCATATACTAGATGATGAATTTTTGCTCAGCTGTGAGGCCACAGAAGATGAGCATCAATACCTGTTTCCAGAATGCACAGTTTCTTGTTTTTAG
- the LOC104218989 gene encoding large ribosomal subunit protein uL18 — MAFIKVQKTRAYFKRFQVKFKRRREGKTDYRARNRLINQDKNKYNTPKYRFVVRFTNKDIIAQIVSASIAGDMILASAYANELPRYGLEVGLTNYAAAYCTGLLLARRVLKKLEMDEEYEGNLEANGEDYSVEPAESRRPFRALLDVGLIRTTTGNRVFGALKGALDGGIDIPHSEKRFAGFSKDSKQLDADVHRNYIYGGHVATYMKTLIEDEPEKYQSHFSEYIKKGLEADGLEEMYKKVHAAIRADPTFKKSDKQPPKQHKRYNLKKLTYEERKAKLIERLNALNSAAGNDDDDDEDDE; from the exons ATG GCCTTCATCAAAGTCCAGAAGACAAGGGCTTATTTCAAGCGTTTCCAGGTTAAATTCAAGAGAAGGAGAG AGGGGAAAACAGACTACAGAGCCAGGAACAGATTGATCAATCAGGACAAAAATAAGTACAACACTCCAAAATATCGTTTCGTTGTCCGATTT ACTAACAAAGACATAATTGCACAAATTGTGTCGGCTAGTATTGCTGGTGACATGATTCTTGCCTCTGCTTATGCTAATGAGCTGCCTCGTTATGGCCTTGAAGTTGGACTGACAAATTATGCTGCTG CCTACTGTACTGGACTTCTTTTGGCACGACGAGTTCTCAAAAAGCTTGAAATGGACGAGGAGTATGAAGGGAACCTTGAG GCCAATGGGGAGGATTACTCTGTTGAACCTGCTGAAAGCAGGAGGCCGTTCCGTGCTCTCTTGGATGTTGGCCTTATAAGGACTACTACAGGAAATCGTGTCTTTGGTGCTCTCAAG GGCGCATTGGATGGTGGAATTGATATCCCTCACAGTGAGAAGAGGTTTGCTGGATTCAGCAAGGATTCTAAGCAACTTGATGCTGATGTTCACCGCAACTACATTTATGGTGGTCATGTTGCTACGTACATGAAG ACACTGATCGAAGATGAACCTGAGAAGTATCAGTCACACTTTAGTGAGTACATCAAGAAGGGTCTTGAGGCTGATGGCCTCGAGGAGATGTACAAGAAAGTTCATGCTGCCATACGCGCTGATCCTACCTTCAAGAAGTCGGACAAACAGCCTCCCAAGCAGCACAAGAG GTACAATCTAAAGAAGCTAACTTATGAGGAAAGGAAGGCTAAGTTGATCGAGAGGTTGAACGCCTTGAATTCAGCTGCTGGAAATGACGacgatgatgatgaggatgacgAGTGA